From Paenibacillus thermoaerophilus, a single genomic window includes:
- a CDS encoding methyl-accepting chemotaxis protein, with product MNWGTMLRRTRGTGPAASGSMSAGEIGSNDPRERQLRQFLNESQVVADRLSAVVEEVNASIRRLTEIADESNRQERQLEASSRLAVERIERAFAALQQVAAAADQIRSSTADLRRESEETKQVALEVRKSLQATDEVMRKLERDNAEMGERVSEFVSHASRIEEINRFLREVVSQTSLLALNASIEAAHAGEAGRGFGVVAQEIRRLAEQSHGAVEQSSKLLASIEQGVGQVERAVRDERTAVLQGMAEMQAVKDRMDLIFQRTLRVHDLVASVEQASLSQSKLTAGSAELLEQVVAAVGGNQELVDGTVKLMDRQRGQIGKLQDISGNLQQASGELVQSIQAFGADASEHRLSMSREEMVRLIRGIAGREGLLKLDPDGHAAILRQYKREHAQIEAIWSNRDDGTFIFSEPAAGLLNAKRREWWIRAMEGELYISEIYVSAITKRPCLTVSLAITGGNGERIGVVGIDLSVDSER from the coding sequence ATGAATTGGGGAACGATGCTGAGGCGGACCCGAGGGACCGGACCGGCCGCTTCGGGCAGCATGTCGGCCGGGGAGATCGGTTCGAACGACCCCCGGGAGAGGCAGCTTCGCCAGTTTTTGAACGAATCCCAGGTCGTGGCGGACCGGTTGTCGGCTGTTGTCGAGGAGGTGAACGCGTCCATCCGGCGGTTGACCGAGATCGCGGACGAGTCCAACCGGCAGGAACGCCAACTGGAAGCAAGCAGCCGGCTGGCGGTCGAGCGGATCGAACGCGCCTTCGCCGCGCTGCAGCAGGTGGCGGCTGCCGCCGATCAGATTCGTTCGTCGACGGCCGATCTCCGCCGGGAGAGCGAGGAGACGAAGCAAGTTGCGCTTGAGGTGCGCAAATCGCTGCAGGCGACCGACGAAGTCATGCGCAAGCTCGAACGCGACAACGCGGAGATGGGTGAACGGGTAAGCGAGTTCGTGTCGCACGCTTCGCGCATCGAAGAGATCAACCGGTTCCTGCGCGAGGTTGTCTCCCAGACGTCGCTGCTGGCGCTGAACGCTTCGATCGAAGCGGCGCACGCGGGGGAAGCGGGGCGGGGCTTCGGCGTAGTCGCCCAAGAGATCAGACGGCTGGCCGAACAGAGCCACGGAGCGGTCGAACAGTCGTCGAAGCTGCTGGCTTCCATCGAGCAGGGCGTCGGCCAGGTGGAACGGGCGGTGCGCGACGAACGGACGGCCGTCCTGCAGGGAATGGCCGAGATGCAGGCGGTCAAGGACCGGATGGATCTGATTTTCCAACGGACGCTTCGGGTGCACGATCTGGTGGCGTCGGTGGAGCAAGCCAGCTTGTCGCAATCGAAGCTGACTGCCGGTTCGGCCGAGCTGCTGGAGCAGGTGGTCGCTGCGGTCGGCGGCAACCAGGAGCTGGTGGACGGAACGGTCAAGCTGATGGACCGCCAGCGCGGCCAGATCGGCAAGCTGCAGGATATCAGCGGGAACCTCCAGCAGGCGTCCGGAGAGCTGGTGCAATCGATTCAGGCGTTCGGCGCGGACGCTTCGGAGCACAGGCTGTCGATGTCCCGCGAGGAGATGGTCCGGCTCATCCGGGGAATCGCCGGCAGAGAAGGTTTGCTGAAGCTCGATCCCGATGGCCATGCGGCAATCTTGCGCCAATACAAACGGGAGCATGCTCAGATCGAGGCGATCTGGTCCAACCGGGACGACGGGACGTTTATATTCTCGGAGCCGGCGGCCGGCCTGCTGAACGCCAAACGCCGGGAATGGTGGATTCGCGCGATGGAGGGCGAGCTTTACATATCGGAGATCTACGTGTCGGCCATTACCAAAAGGCCGTGTCTAACGGTCTCGCTTGCCATAACGGGAGGAAACGGCGAACGGATCGGCGTGGTCGGCATCGACTTGAGCGTGGACAGCGAGAGATAA
- a CDS encoding RNA polymerase sigma factor: MWTIAGDEDASAYTRDEYEALVGELYRNMFIVAYSMTRNRSEAMDIVQEAWINILRKSDSLRDKGKLIAWAKAVVTNTGLNLIRKKYRNHEVSLEAISAGEWVRSNGDLEELLLLRRVLWENLDHLPQDLRAVLVHKFFDDMMDREIAERLSLPVGTVKAKIHRAKQRLRRQLDEAGLLLEMPDEP; encoded by the coding sequence ATGTGGACGATTGCGGGAGACGAGGACGCGAGCGCTTACACCAGAGACGAGTACGAAGCGTTAGTGGGCGAGCTGTACCGAAACATGTTTATCGTGGCTTACTCCATGACACGCAACCGCTCCGAAGCGATGGATATCGTCCAGGAGGCTTGGATCAACATCTTGCGCAAAAGCGACTCGCTTCGCGACAAGGGTAAGCTAATCGCGTGGGCCAAGGCCGTGGTCACGAATACGGGCCTGAACCTGATCCGCAAAAAATACCGCAACCATGAAGTGTCGCTTGAAGCGATCTCCGCCGGCGAATGGGTGCGCAGCAACGGCGATCTCGAAGAACTGCTGCTGCTGCGGAGAGTGCTGTGGGAGAACCTCGATCATCTGCCGCAGGATTTGCGTGCGGTTCTGGTGCATAAATTTTTCGACGACATGATGGATCGCGAGATCGCGGAACGGCTCTCTCTGCCCGTAGGCACCGTCAAGGCCAAAATACACCGCGCCAAGCAGCGCCTGCGGCGGCAGTTGGACGAAGCGGGCTTGCTGTTGGAGATGCCGGATGAACCATGA
- a CDS encoding 3D domain-containing protein produces the protein MPENPPEHGSAPVVSTHEELMERIKQQPFLHDERELARAREIEVVATGYTAGPESTGKRPGDKNYGITYSGVRVKRDVYSTVAADPKVFPIGTELYIPGYGYGIVADTGSAIKGRKIDLYFDTKKDVYKQWGKRTVRVLVLAEGSGKLTEAAFESYNRIALPVQGPLPRS, from the coding sequence ATGCCGGAGAATCCGCCGGAACACGGTTCCGCGCCGGTCGTCTCGACGCATGAAGAACTGATGGAGCGAATCAAGCAGCAGCCGTTCCTCCATGACGAACGGGAGTTGGCGCGGGCGAGGGAGATCGAAGTCGTGGCGACGGGCTATACGGCAGGCCCGGAGTCGACGGGCAAGCGCCCGGGCGACAAAAATTACGGGATCACCTATTCCGGCGTGCGGGTCAAGCGGGATGTGTATTCCACGGTCGCGGCCGATCCCAAGGTGTTTCCGATCGGAACGGAGCTTTACATACCGGGATACGGCTACGGCATCGTCGCGGATACCGGTTCCGCGATCAAGGGACGCAAGATCGACTTGTATTTCGATACGAAGAAGGACGTATATAAGCAGTGGGGCAAGCGGACCGTCCGCGTGCTTGTGTTGGCGGAAGGCAGCGGCAAGCTTACGGAAGCGGCATTCGAAAGCTACAATCGGATCGCTCTGCCGGTGCAAGGCCCCCTTCCCCGCTCCTGA
- the thrS gene encoding threonine--tRNA ligase, whose amino-acid sequence MSIRITLPDGAVREYAPGTTVEEVAGSISPGLKKAAVAGKVDGKVVDLSYALTQDASLAILTLDNPEGLEVLRHSTAHLMAQAIKRLYGADKVHLGVGPVIEDGFYYDIDVEQPISAEDLARIEKEMEKIVQENLPIVRKEVTRDEALRIYTELGDPLKIELLDAIPDDQTISLYEQGEFFDLCRGPHLPSTGKIKAFKLLSVAGAYWRGDAKNKMLQRIYGTAFAKKSELDEHLHLLEEAKKRDHRRLGKDLKFFTFTKEVGQGLPIWLPRGAKLRRIMERYIVDKEERLGYSHVYTPVLANVELYKTSGHWDHYQEDMFPKMELDNEELVLRPMNCPHHMMVYKSDLRSYRDLPIRVAELGTMHRYEMSGALTGLHRVRAMTLNDAHIFCRPDQIKEEFARVIRLIREVYEDFGITEYRFRLSYRDPNDTEKYFPDDAMWEMSQRMLREVVEELDLPFYEAEGEAAFYGPKLDVQIKTALKKEETLSTAQLDFLLPERFGLEYVGEDGQKHRPVVIHRGIISTMERMTAFLLENFAGALPTWLSPVQAKVLPVSQNYAEYAQQVADKLQAAGVRVEVDLRNEKLGYKIREAQLEKVPYMLVVGENEQQAGTVSVRKRGEGDIGSRTIEEVSAMIDEEVGGKRF is encoded by the coding sequence ATGTCGATTCGCATTACGCTTCCTGACGGCGCCGTACGCGAATACGCGCCGGGAACCACTGTCGAGGAGGTCGCGGGCTCGATCAGCCCGGGGCTGAAAAAAGCGGCCGTCGCCGGCAAAGTCGACGGAAAGGTCGTCGATCTGTCCTACGCGCTGACGCAGGACGCTTCGCTGGCGATTTTGACGCTGGACAACCCCGAAGGGCTTGAAGTGCTGAGACACAGCACGGCCCACCTGATGGCCCAGGCGATCAAACGGCTGTACGGAGCCGACAAGGTTCATCTCGGTGTCGGTCCCGTCATCGAGGACGGCTTCTACTACGACATCGATGTCGAGCAGCCGATTTCGGCCGAAGATCTGGCGCGCATCGAGAAAGAGATGGAAAAAATCGTTCAGGAAAACTTGCCCATCGTCCGCAAGGAAGTGACCCGGGACGAAGCGCTGCGCATTTATACCGAACTGGGCGATCCGCTCAAGATCGAGCTGCTGGACGCGATCCCGGACGACCAGACGATATCGCTGTACGAGCAGGGCGAGTTCTTCGACCTGTGCCGCGGGCCGCACTTGCCTTCGACCGGCAAGATCAAGGCGTTCAAGCTGCTGTCGGTCGCCGGGGCTTACTGGCGCGGGGACGCCAAAAACAAAATGCTGCAGCGGATTTACGGCACGGCGTTCGCGAAAAAAAGCGAGCTCGACGAACATCTGCATCTGCTTGAAGAAGCGAAAAAACGCGACCACCGCCGGCTTGGCAAGGACCTGAAGTTCTTCACCTTCACGAAGGAGGTCGGACAAGGTCTGCCGATCTGGCTGCCGCGCGGCGCCAAGCTTCGCCGCATCATGGAGCGCTATATCGTCGACAAGGAAGAGCGTCTCGGCTACAGCCACGTATACACGCCGGTTCTGGCCAACGTCGAGCTGTACAAAACGTCGGGACACTGGGATCATTACCAGGAAGACATGTTCCCCAAAATGGAGCTGGACAACGAGGAACTCGTTCTTCGCCCGATGAACTGCCCGCACCATATGATGGTGTACAAAAGCGACTTGCGCAGCTACCGCGATCTGCCGATCCGCGTGGCCGAGCTCGGCACGATGCACCGCTACGAGATGTCCGGGGCGCTGACCGGCCTGCACCGCGTACGCGCGATGACGCTGAACGACGCGCATATTTTCTGCCGTCCGGACCAGATCAAGGAAGAGTTCGCCCGTGTGATCCGGCTGATCCGCGAGGTGTACGAGGATTTCGGCATCACCGAGTACCGGTTCCGCCTGTCTTACCGGGACCCGAACGACACGGAGAAATATTTCCCGGACGACGCGATGTGGGAGATGTCCCAACGCATGCTGCGTGAAGTCGTCGAAGAGCTGGATCTGCCGTTCTACGAAGCAGAAGGCGAAGCCGCATTCTACGGTCCGAAGCTGGACGTGCAGATCAAAACGGCGCTGAAAAAAGAAGAAACGCTGTCGACCGCGCAGCTCGATTTCCTGCTGCCCGAGCGGTTCGGCCTCGAATACGTCGGCGAAGACGGCCAGAAGCACCGCCCGGTGGTCATTCACCGCGGCATTATCAGCACGATGGAACGCATGACGGCGTTCCTGCTGGAGAACTTCGCCGGGGCGCTGCCGACCTGGCTTTCGCCGGTGCAGGCCAAAGTGCTGCCCGTCTCGCAAAACTACGCGGAATACGCCCAACAGGTCGCGGACAAGCTGCAAGCCGCCGGCGTCCGGGTCGAAGTCGACCTGCGCAACGAGAAGCTCGGCTACAAAATCCGCGAGGCGCAGCTTGAGAAAGTGCCTTACATGCTGGTTGTCGGCGAAAACGAGCAGCAAGCGGGCACCGTCTCGGTACGGAAGCGCGGAGAAGGCGATATCGGCAGCCGGACGATTGAAGAAGTCTCGGCCATGATCGACGAAGAAGTCGGGGGCAAGCGGTTCTGA
- the ytxC gene encoding putative sporulation protein YtxC: MQLFRITTHELAEAQMQSLMERIRGKLESLEDASAAVELSLETGTEGISLLCTGMMPRFELSRAEPVWRLSARAFAEFVVDELEPAIVEDIVSDTCRDDEREAPDREELDGVMAYCGGLLNRSGGAGSTAEPWKADASHDTERRIQMVARTAEAYLERETLLIVEGFVRFRLHDYLNELFETVDSAYEEYWSDRQYREFIALLKYFVYIQDTRIPMAHLLHRSGGEFTLLDERLQPLDPGQFDQVTLEVQDMNIQFEDMIVSALLSVAPQQIALHTRTPDDHVVQTILNIFEPRAKVCTGCPACQGRLGPPPGEAAGSVPNGAAGGKPT; this comes from the coding sequence ATGCAGTTGTTCCGTATAACGACGCACGAGCTGGCTGAAGCGCAGATGCAATCGCTGATGGAACGGATACGGGGCAAGCTGGAATCGCTTGAAGACGCCAGCGCCGCAGTGGAGCTGAGTCTGGAGACCGGCACGGAAGGGATCTCGCTGCTGTGCACGGGGATGATGCCGAGATTCGAGCTGAGCCGCGCGGAACCGGTCTGGCGTCTGTCGGCCCGGGCATTCGCCGAATTTGTGGTTGATGAGCTGGAACCGGCGATCGTCGAAGATATCGTCTCCGACACGTGCCGAGACGACGAGAGGGAGGCTCCCGACCGCGAGGAGCTGGACGGCGTCATGGCGTATTGCGGGGGACTGTTGAACCGGTCTGGCGGCGCAGGATCAACCGCCGAACCGTGGAAGGCGGATGCCAGCCACGATACGGAACGCCGCATCCAGATGGTCGCCCGGACGGCCGAAGCGTATCTTGAGCGGGAGACGCTGCTGATCGTCGAAGGCTTTGTCCGGTTCAGGCTGCACGATTATTTGAACGAATTGTTCGAGACGGTGGACAGCGCCTACGAGGAATATTGGTCCGACCGGCAATATCGCGAATTTATCGCGCTGCTTAAATATTTCGTCTACATCCAGGATACCCGCATTCCGATGGCGCATCTGCTGCATCGCAGCGGCGGGGAGTTTACGCTGTTGGACGAGCGGTTGCAGCCTCTCGATCCCGGACAGTTCGATCAAGTGACGCTCGAAGTCCAGGACATGAACATCCAGTTCGAGGATATGATCGTCAGCGCGCTGCTGTCCGTCGCGCCGCAGCAAATCGCGCTGCACACCAGGACGCCGGACGACCATGTCGTACAGACGATCCTGAACATCTTCGAGCCGCGGGCCAAAGTATGCACGGGCTGCCCGGCTTGTCAAGGGAGGCTCGGACCTCCGCCGGGAGAAGCCGCGGGCTCCGTGCCGAACGGCGCGGCGGGCGGCAAACCGACCTGA
- the mqnC gene encoding cyclic dehypoxanthinyl futalosine synthase, protein MSTIDAILDKALAGERLTFEDGLALWESDDSELEKIGAAANQIMLRHHPEPMATFVIGRNINYTNVCDVYCRFCAFYRKPGSPEGYVLPDEVILQKIQETVDVGGTEILMQGGVNPDLPFDYYLNLLRKIKARFPDITMHSFSVAEIEKMKQLSGLSMEETLRRLKEAGLDSLPGAGAEILDDRTRRKISRLKGSWKDWIDTMTTAHKVGLNTTATMVIGFGESNEERVLHLLRLRDAQDVCIREGYPSAGFLAFIVWTFQPDNTNLKRERLGANDYLKAVAIARLMLDNIKNLQSSWVTMGADVGKRSLHFGCNDFGSTMMEENVVSAAGTTHKVNIEQITRLIREAGKIPAQRDTKYRILRVFDEQTVIDRDFIMQN, encoded by the coding sequence ATGAGCACAATCGACGCAATACTGGATAAGGCGCTGGCGGGGGAACGCCTGACATTCGAGGACGGGCTGGCGCTGTGGGAATCGGACGACAGCGAGCTGGAGAAAATCGGGGCGGCGGCCAACCAGATCATGCTCAGGCATCATCCGGAGCCGATGGCGACCTTCGTGATCGGCCGCAACATCAACTATACGAACGTGTGCGACGTATACTGCCGGTTCTGCGCGTTCTACCGCAAGCCGGGATCGCCGGAAGGATACGTGCTGCCAGACGAGGTCATCCTGCAAAAAATCCAGGAAACCGTCGACGTCGGCGGCACCGAAATTTTGATGCAGGGCGGCGTCAATCCCGACCTTCCTTTTGACTATTATCTCAACCTGCTGCGGAAGATCAAAGCCCGTTTCCCGGACATCACGATGCACTCGTTCTCCGTAGCGGAGATCGAGAAGATGAAGCAGCTTAGCGGGCTGTCGATGGAAGAGACGCTGCGCCGGCTCAAGGAAGCGGGGCTGGACTCGCTGCCCGGAGCGGGGGCGGAAATTCTCGACGACCGCACCCGCCGCAAAATCAGCCGGCTCAAGGGCTCCTGGAAGGATTGGATCGACACGATGACCACCGCGCATAAGGTGGGGCTCAACACGACGGCGACGATGGTTATCGGCTTCGGCGAATCGAACGAGGAACGCGTGCTGCACTTGCTGCGCCTGCGCGACGCGCAGGACGTCTGCATCCGCGAGGGTTATCCGTCAGCGGGCTTCCTGGCGTTTATCGTCTGGACGTTCCAGCCGGACAACACGAACCTGAAGCGGGAGAGGCTCGGAGCGAACGATTACCTCAAGGCGGTCGCCATCGCGCGGCTGATGCTGGACAATATCAAAAATCTGCAATCGTCTTGGGTCACGATGGGCGCGGACGTCGGCAAACGCTCGCTGCACTTCGGATGCAACGACTTCGGCAGCACCATGATGGAGGAGAACGTCGTGTCCGCAGCCGGTACGACGCATAAGGTCAACATCGAACAGATTACCCGGCTGATCCGCGAGGCCGGCAAAATCCCGGCTCAGCGCGATACGAAGTACCGCATTTTGCGCGTGTTCGACGAGCAGACGGTCATCGACCGCGATTTCATCATGCAGAATTAA
- a CDS encoding trans-sulfuration enzyme family protein, whose amino-acid sequence MSGGDRQWPEGREKAFATHLIHFGAEIDASTGASSVPIYQASTFHHDTIDKQMAYDYARSGNPTREALETQIALLEGGTRGFAFASGMAAISSAFMLLSAGDHVICTEDVYGGTYRLLTTILNRMNIETTFVDMTDLDAVTAARKPNTKAVFLETPSNPTLKITDIAAVASWAKQHGLLTMLDNTFMTPYYQRPIELGVDIVLHSATKFLGGHSDVIAGLAVVADESLGNRLKQIQNGMGNILGVQDSWLLMRGIKTLKARMDIHEANARKLAAWLVSRSDIERVYYPGLPDHAGREIHERQARGYGAVVSFDVGSEERAKRLLDRVSIPLVAVSLGGVESILSYPAMMSHASMPKSVRHERGIGDGLVRYSVGLEDIDDLLTDLERALKS is encoded by the coding sequence ATGAGCGGCGGAGATCGGCAATGGCCGGAAGGAAGAGAAAAAGCGTTCGCGACGCATCTGATCCATTTCGGAGCGGAGATCGACGCGTCGACGGGAGCATCCAGCGTGCCGATCTATCAGGCGTCGACGTTCCATCACGACACGATCGACAAGCAGATGGCATACGATTACGCCCGGTCGGGCAATCCGACCCGGGAAGCGCTGGAGACGCAGATCGCGCTGCTCGAAGGCGGAACGCGCGGCTTCGCGTTCGCTTCCGGCATGGCCGCGATCAGCAGCGCGTTTATGCTGCTGTCGGCGGGAGATCACGTCATCTGCACGGAGGACGTCTACGGCGGCACGTACCGGCTGCTGACAACCATCCTGAACCGGATGAACATCGAGACGACGTTTGTCGACATGACCGATCTCGATGCGGTGACGGCGGCGCGGAAACCCAACACGAAAGCGGTGTTCCTCGAGACGCCGTCCAATCCGACGCTGAAGATTACGGACATCGCCGCCGTCGCTTCGTGGGCGAAGCAGCACGGCTTGCTGACGATGCTGGACAATACGTTTATGACGCCGTATTACCAGCGGCCCATCGAGCTCGGCGTCGATATCGTGCTGCACAGCGCGACGAAGTTCCTGGGCGGCCACAGCGACGTTATCGCCGGGCTGGCGGTCGTCGCGGACGAATCGCTGGGCAACCGGTTGAAGCAGATCCAGAACGGCATGGGCAACATACTCGGCGTTCAGGACAGTTGGCTGCTCATGCGGGGGATCAAGACGCTGAAGGCGCGTATGGATATCCACGAGGCGAACGCCCGGAAGCTGGCCGCCTGGCTGGTCTCCCGCAGCGATATCGAGCGCGTATATTATCCGGGCCTGCCGGACCACGCCGGAAGGGAAATCCACGAGCGGCAGGCGCGGGGCTACGGCGCGGTCGTGTCCTTCGACGTCGGCTCCGAGGAGCGGGCCAAGAGGCTGCTTGACCGCGTATCGATCCCGCTTGTGGCCGTCAGCCTCGGGGGTGTGGAGAGCATCTTGTCGTACCCGGCCATGATGTCGCATGCGTCCATGCCGAAGAGCGTCCGCCACGAGCGGGGCATCGGCGACGGGCTTGTGCGGTATTCCGTGGGGCTGGAGGATATCGACGATCTGCTGACGGATCTGGAACGAGCTCTCAAATCATAA
- a CDS encoding PLP-dependent transferase: protein MKIESRLAQIGSQSEPVTGAVSYPIYNATAYRHPKLGQSTGFDYTRTKNPTRTVLEEAIADLESGDRGFACSSGMAALQTIFALFSQGDHLLVSLDLYGGTYRLMEQVMKRFGVTATYVDTDKLDELEANRRPETKAVLIETPTNPLMMITDLAAVSAWAKKHGLLTIVDNTLLTPFFQRPIELGADIVIHSATKYLGGHNDVLAGLIVTKGQELSDRMAFLHNSIGAVLGPQDSWLLARGMKTLAVRMERHQYNATRIAEWLLGHEAVERVYYPALPDHPGHAVQNAQSSGNTGIFSFKVKDARYVEPILRHIRLIAFAESLGGVESLMTYPAVQTHADIPVEIRNKIGVDDKLLRFSVGIEHVDDLIADLANAFERARAEVEGGVSV, encoded by the coding sequence ATGAAAATCGAAAGCCGACTAGCGCAAATCGGCTCGCAATCCGAGCCCGTTACGGGGGCCGTGAGCTACCCGATCTACAACGCCACGGCCTACCGGCATCCCAAGCTCGGCCAAAGCACGGGGTTCGATTATACCCGCACGAAAAACCCGACCCGCACCGTGCTCGAGGAGGCGATCGCCGATTTGGAGTCCGGGGATCGCGGTTTTGCCTGCAGCAGCGGCATGGCGGCGCTTCAGACGATCTTCGCCCTGTTCTCGCAAGGCGATCATCTGCTGGTGTCGCTGGATCTGTACGGCGGCACCTACAGGCTAATGGAACAGGTCATGAAGCGGTTCGGCGTAACGGCTACCTATGTGGACACGGACAAGCTGGACGAACTCGAAGCGAATCGCCGGCCGGAGACAAAAGCCGTGCTGATCGAGACGCCGACGAACCCGCTGATGATGATCACGGATCTGGCGGCCGTATCGGCCTGGGCGAAAAAACACGGGTTGCTGACGATTGTGGACAATACGCTGCTGACGCCGTTTTTCCAGCGTCCGATCGAGCTGGGCGCGGATATCGTCATCCATAGCGCCACCAAATATTTGGGCGGGCACAACGACGTGCTGGCCGGGCTGATCGTCACGAAGGGCCAGGAGCTTTCCGACCGGATGGCGTTTCTGCACAATTCCATCGGCGCCGTCCTGGGCCCCCAGGACAGTTGGCTGCTGGCCCGGGGCATGAAGACGCTGGCGGTGCGCATGGAGCGCCACCAGTATAACGCGACGCGTATCGCCGAATGGCTGCTCGGGCACGAAGCCGTCGAGCGGGTGTATTACCCCGCGCTGCCGGACCATCCGGGCCATGCGGTTCAGAACGCCCAATCCTCCGGCAACACCGGCATCTTCTCCTTCAAGGTGAAGGACGCCCGGTACGTGGAGCCGATCCTGCGCCATATCCGGCTGATCGCTTTCGCCGAATCGCTGGGCGGCGTCGAGTCCTTGATGACGTATCCGGCGGTGCAGACGCACGCGGATATTCCCGTGGAAATCCGCAACAAGATCGGCGTGGACGACAAGCTGCTGCGATTCAGCGTCGGCATCGAGCATGTGGACGATCTGATCGCGGATCTGGCGAACGCGTTCGAGCGGGCCCGCGCCGAAGTGGAAGGCGGGGTGTCGGTATGA
- the metA gene encoding homoserine O-acetyltransferase MetA has product MPIKIPDNLPAKEVLVNENIFVMDESVAFHQDIRALRIAILNLMPTKETTETQILRLLGNTPLQVEFVLLHPKSHISKNTSAEHLEQFYKTFEDVRDEFFDGMIITGAPVETLPFEEVDYWPELRSIMDWTTTNVTSTLYICWGAQAGLYHHFGVPKYLLKEKLFGVFPHVVTKANVKLLRGFDELFFVPQSRHTEVRREDIERVPELEILSESEEAGVYIVATRDGKHIFVTGHSEYDAMTLKWEYDRDRAKGLAIDVPKNYFPDNNPEKYPLVSWRAHANLLFSNWLNYYVYQETPYDLPERKKIKL; this is encoded by the coding sequence GTGCCGATTAAAATTCCCGACAACTTGCCGGCGAAGGAAGTGCTTGTCAACGAGAACATCTTCGTGATGGACGAAAGCGTCGCCTTCCATCAGGATATCCGCGCCTTGCGGATCGCCATCCTGAACCTGATGCCGACCAAGGAAACGACCGAGACCCAGATTCTCCGTCTGCTCGGCAATACGCCGCTGCAGGTCGAGTTCGTTCTGCTTCATCCGAAGTCGCACATCTCCAAAAATACGTCGGCCGAGCATCTGGAGCAATTTTACAAAACGTTCGAGGACGTGCGGGACGAGTTTTTCGACGGCATGATCATTACGGGGGCTCCCGTCGAGACGCTGCCGTTCGAAGAAGTTGATTATTGGCCCGAGCTCCGGAGCATCATGGACTGGACGACGACAAACGTCACCTCCACGCTCTACATTTGCTGGGGGGCGCAGGCCGGACTGTACCATCACTTCGGCGTGCCGAAATATTTGCTCAAGGAAAAGCTGTTCGGCGTATTCCCGCATGTGGTGACGAAAGCCAACGTCAAGCTGCTGAGAGGCTTCGACGAACTGTTCTTCGTGCCGCAGTCCCGGCATACCGAGGTGCGCCGGGAGGATATCGAACGGGTGCCGGAGCTCGAGATTCTCTCCGAATCGGAGGAAGCGGGCGTGTATATCGTGGCGACGCGGGACGGCAAGCATATTTTCGTGACCGGCCATTCGGAATACGACGCCATGACGCTCAAATGGGAATACGACCGCGACAGAGCCAAAGGCTTGGCGATCGACGTGCCGAAAAATTATTTCCCCGACAACAATCCGGAGAAATATCCGCTGGTGTCCTGGCGCGCGCACGCCAATCTGCTGTTCTCCAACTGGCTGAACTACTACGTGTACCAGGAAACGCCGTACGATCTGCCCGAGCGAAAGAAAATCAAGCTTTAA